The following coding sequences lie in one Heyndrickxia oleronia genomic window:
- the xseB gene encoding exodeoxyribonuclease VII small subunit gives MAETLSFEEAMEQLEVIVQRLEKGDVPLEEALTIYKKGMELSKLCHDKLKTVEEQLTSIITDNGEEEFIIKEED, from the coding sequence ATGGCTGAAACATTATCATTTGAAGAAGCAATGGAACAATTAGAAGTCATTGTTCAACGTTTAGAAAAAGGGGATGTCCCTTTAGAAGAAGCATTGACGATCTATAAAAAAGGGATGGAACTTTCCAAGCTTTGTCACGATAAATTAAAAACAGTAGAAGAGCAACTAACTAGTATTATTACAGATAATGGTGAAGAGGAGTTTATCATCAAAGAGGAGGATTAA
- the xseA gene encoding exodeoxyribonuclease VII large subunit yields MTANRYLTVQALTKYIKRKFDVDPYLANIHVKGEISNFKQHSSGHMYFTLKDDKARILAVMFSSANKVLKFQPENGMNVLIQGQITVYEGSGQYQIYVKEMQPDGIGELYLAYEQLKAKLESEGLFALERKRKIPQYPNTIGIITSPTGAAVRDIISTIKRRYPIGKMILHPALVQGENAAKSIADAIEKMNQMEKIDVLIVGRGGGSIEELWAFNEEIVARAIAHSHIPIISAVGHETDFTIADFVADLRAPTPTGAAELAVPHIEELMEKLLNRKSRLIRSTSEMIRHERKRLEFLERSYIFKNPQRLYEQKMEHLDRLTNQLSRGMKQKIQSLFIDFTQLQKQFLRNQPKKQVEHEKEKYKRLNNELQKQLMIALKDKQQEFSKVLMTLEALSPLKVMDRGYSLAYTENQQIIKSVNQIKEDDRIRVQVADGNIICEVKEIGKE; encoded by the coding sequence TTGACAGCAAATCGGTATTTAACTGTTCAAGCGTTAACCAAATATATTAAAAGAAAATTTGATGTCGATCCGTATTTAGCTAATATCCATGTAAAAGGAGAAATTTCAAATTTTAAGCAGCATTCCAGTGGTCATATGTATTTTACTTTAAAAGATGATAAAGCTAGAATTCTAGCTGTGATGTTCTCTTCTGCTAATAAAGTATTAAAATTCCAGCCTGAAAATGGGATGAATGTTTTAATTCAAGGTCAAATAACTGTTTATGAAGGCAGTGGTCAATATCAAATTTATGTAAAGGAAATGCAGCCAGATGGAATAGGAGAGTTGTATTTAGCGTACGAACAGTTAAAGGCAAAGTTAGAAAGTGAAGGATTATTTGCTCTGGAAAGAAAAAGGAAAATACCTCAATATCCCAATACAATTGGAATTATTACATCGCCGACAGGAGCGGCTGTTAGAGATATTATTTCTACAATTAAGCGAAGATATCCTATCGGAAAAATGATTCTACACCCAGCCTTAGTACAGGGTGAAAATGCTGCAAAATCCATTGCAGACGCAATTGAAAAAATGAATCAAATGGAAAAAATAGATGTCTTAATTGTTGGACGCGGTGGTGGTTCAATTGAAGAGTTATGGGCATTTAATGAAGAAATTGTTGCACGGGCTATTGCCCATTCACATATTCCTATCATTTCAGCAGTTGGACATGAAACGGATTTTACCATTGCAGACTTTGTTGCAGATTTACGTGCACCTACACCGACTGGTGCGGCAGAATTAGCTGTCCCTCATATAGAGGAGTTAATGGAAAAACTGTTGAATCGAAAATCGAGATTAATTCGAAGCACTTCTGAGATGATTAGACATGAACGAAAAAGACTGGAATTTTTAGAGCGTTCTTATATATTTAAAAACCCTCAGCGCTTATATGAACAAAAAATGGAACATTTGGACCGATTAACGAACCAATTAAGTCGTGGGATGAAACAAAAAATTCAATCTCTTTTCATTGACTTTACCCAACTGCAAAAACAATTTTTAAGGAATCAACCGAAAAAACAGGTTGAACATGAAAAGGAAAAATACAAAAGATTAAACAATGAACTTCAAAAACAATTAATGATTGCTTTAAAGGATAAACAGCAGGAGTTCTCAAAGGTTCTTATGACATTAGAAGCATTAAGCCCATTAAAAGTCATGGATAGAGGATATAGTCTTGCCTATACAGAGAATCAACAGATTATTAAAAGTGTGAACCAAATAAAAGAAGACGATCGTATTCGAGTACAAGTAGCTGACGGAAACATTATTTGTGAAGTGAAAGAAATTGGAAAGGAATGA
- a CDS encoding Asp23/Gls24 family envelope stress response protein gives MVETNTMLEMNQGQDGLGKIEIAPEVIEVIAGIAATEVEGVAQMRGNFASGVAEKLGRKNHGKGVKVDLTEEGILVDVYCTMNFGVSIPTVAGKIQDNIRQALLNMTALEAQEVNIHIVGIQFETQKQENDYEPEMI, from the coding sequence ATGGTTGAAACAAATACAATGCTAGAAATGAACCAAGGTCAAGACGGTTTAGGTAAAATTGAAATTGCTCCAGAGGTTATTGAAGTAATCGCAGGTATTGCAGCAACGGAAGTGGAAGGCGTAGCTCAAATGAGAGGAAATTTTGCATCCGGTGTTGCTGAAAAACTCGGAAGAAAAAACCATGGTAAAGGTGTAAAGGTAGACCTAACGGAAGAAGGAATACTTGTTGATGTTTATTGTACGATGAATTTTGGTGTTTCAATACCGACAGTTGCTGGGAAAATTCAAGACAATATTCGTCAAGCACTACTGAATATGACAGCTTTAGAAGCACAAGAAGTTAATATTCATATTGTTGGCATTCAATTTGAAACACAGAAGCAGGAAAATGACTACGAACCAGAAATGATATAA
- the accC gene encoding acetyl-CoA carboxylase biotin carboxylase subunit translates to MIKKVLIANRGEIAVRIIRACRDLGIEAVAVYSEADKDALHVQLADEAYCIGPKASKDSYLNVTNIISIAKLTGCDAIHPGYGFLAENADFAELCRECNIIFIGPSPEAISKMGTKDVARETMKDAGVPIVPGSQGIINEIEEAIQLANSMGYPVIIKATAGGGGKGIRVAKNEEELVKGINITQQEAATAFGNPGVYIEKYIEDFRHVEIQIMADQHGNVIHLGERDCSIQRRLQKLLEESPSPALTPEIREKMGEAAVKAAKAVDYTGAGTIEFIFDHHNQIFYFMEMNTRIQVEHPVTEMVTGVDLVKEQILVASGQPLSIKQEEVTFKGWSIECRINAENPAKNFMPSAGKIDMYLPPGGLGVRVDSAAYPGYTIPPYYDSMIAKVISYGATRDEAIARMKRALSEFAVEGIHTTIPFHMRLLEHETFVSGDFNTKFLEKYDIMK, encoded by the coding sequence ATGATAAAAAAAGTATTAATTGCCAATCGCGGTGAAATTGCTGTCAGGATTATCCGTGCATGTCGTGATTTAGGTATTGAAGCTGTAGCGGTTTATTCCGAAGCTGATAAAGATGCCCTTCATGTACAGTTAGCTGACGAAGCTTATTGTATTGGACCAAAAGCATCAAAAGATAGTTATTTAAATGTAACAAATATCATTAGTATTGCTAAATTAACAGGTTGTGATGCAATTCATCCTGGATATGGATTTTTAGCTGAAAATGCTGACTTTGCAGAGCTATGTCGAGAATGCAATATTATCTTTATCGGACCTAGTCCAGAAGCAATTTCTAAGATGGGTACAAAGGACGTTGCAAGAGAAACAATGAAGGATGCAGGTGTACCTATCGTCCCAGGCTCTCAAGGAATTATTAATGAAATTGAAGAAGCAATCCAATTAGCTAATTCAATGGGATATCCTGTAATCATTAAAGCTACTGCTGGTGGAGGTGGTAAAGGAATCCGTGTTGCGAAAAATGAAGAAGAACTAGTAAAAGGAATCAATATCACACAACAAGAAGCTGCAACAGCATTTGGTAATCCTGGTGTGTATATTGAGAAATACATTGAAGATTTTAGACATGTTGAAATCCAAATTATGGCTGATCAACATGGGAATGTAATACATTTAGGTGAACGTGACTGTTCAATCCAAAGACGTTTACAAAAACTATTAGAAGAATCTCCATCACCAGCACTTACCCCTGAAATACGTGAAAAAATGGGTGAAGCAGCTGTAAAAGCAGCAAAAGCAGTTGATTATACTGGTGCAGGAACGATTGAGTTTATTTTTGATCATCATAATCAAATTTTTTATTTTATGGAAATGAATACGAGAATACAAGTAGAACATCCCGTTACAGAGATGGTGACAGGTGTAGATTTAGTAAAAGAACAAATACTCGTTGCATCTGGTCAACCACTATCGATTAAACAAGAGGAAGTAACTTTTAAGGGATGGTCGATTGAATGTAGAATCAATGCAGAAAATCCTGCCAAGAATTTCATGCCATCCGCAGGGAAAATTGATATGTATTTACCACCGGGTGGACTAGGAGTTCGTGTCGATTCTGCCGCATATCCTGGATATACAATTCCACCATATTACGATTCTATGATTGCAAAGGTTATTTCTTATGGAGCGACAAGAGATGAAGCAATTGCTAGAATGAAACGTGCATTAAGTGAATTTGCAGTAGAAGGAATTCATACAACTATTCCTTTCCATATGCGATTGTTAGAACATGAAACATTTGTAAGTGGTGATTTCAATACGAAGTTTTTAGAAAAATACGATATAATGAAATAA
- the nusB gene encoding transcription antitermination factor NusB → MKRRTAREKALQALFQIDINEASPDEAIKNVVKGEENDEYLNELVHGTSNHLNEIDEMIAQHLEKWTINRLAKVDLNILRLGVFELMYVDDIPANVAINEALEVSKRFGDEQSSKFINGVLSKIKDTTQK, encoded by the coding sequence ATGAAAAGAAGAACAGCACGAGAGAAGGCTCTCCAAGCATTATTTCAAATAGATATCAACGAAGCTTCCCCAGATGAGGCCATCAAAAATGTAGTCAAAGGTGAAGAAAATGATGAATATTTAAATGAATTGGTACATGGGACAAGTAATCATTTAAATGAAATTGATGAAATGATTGCTCAACACCTTGAAAAGTGGACAATCAATCGGTTAGCAAAGGTGGATCTAAATATTTTACGTTTAGGTGTATTTGAATTAATGTATGTTGATGATATCCCAGCAAACGTAGCGATCAATGAAGCATTAGAAGTGTCTAAACGATTCGGTGATGAGCAATCAAGTAAATTTATTAATGGTGTATTGTCGAAAATAAAAGATACGACCCAAAAGTAA